The nucleotide window TCACCGTACGCTCGTGATTGCAGTACTTTATTTATTAACGGGGGTCCTGTGTtgcggcaggcgttgacacattaaagaaccatcactgttACGACCCTCTGTGGTATACATAGCGGTACAGCAGCTAGAGTTGATAACgtatcaatatgagtgaaagattttcgatgggacgaaaaaaaaaaatacatccaTAATGTATAAAGGATGTGACGTTACAATCACTGAGTTAGATAAACAGATGTGACATCCCAAATGTCTGAAGAGTTAGTTCCCGGGCCTTTTAGTACATGGTTAATGGCTCATTGAAAGCCCGCGTTTTCTCTAGAGAATCTATACAggaaacaatataaaattgtGCAATAATACCACTCACAATTTGACATCTATTCTGATTCTCCTTGATATGGATTCACACAACGTAATGTTAAGGATTGTGTttttatcagatttcaagcctTCCACAATGCAACACAAAAACTCTGTGGTTTGTCTCAGTCCTAGCATTAAGCATTTAACCGATGGTATACAGTGTAGGCGAATTCCCAAACTCTGAGAGCAGTTGATTTTCTTTCGAAATGTCTTTTTTTTACTTAAACAGTGAAGTTTTGTTGAAGAGGTTTTTCTAAAGCCACAGTAAGTTGATACTTTGGAGAAtgtatgaaatagaaaataagAAAGGTAATCGCCTCTATAAGGCGCTAACAAAATACAAAGATAATAGAACAGTGTATAGCTGTACATACATCAGTTTGGTTTCCAGAAAACTATGTTGCGCGGGTGTGTTAAGGCAGGTGATGCTCCATCTgtgcacgtaaactgcataatttttaaaatctgtccaACACTTAGATAGGGAGttaccaatttttaaaaactatttggTTGTTTACTTGAGACCATTTTGAATCATAACGACATGGCAAATatgcgcttccgtatgacgtcattgcatgacttTTATAAATAGATCACGAATGTAGattaatagaaaatggaaaCGTAGCACACTACCCcaggatttaaatattggtctaactggcgataatgcGGTAAAACACCCATAGtttatcagaattactgatagaatcctacgACTGTcagtaagaaataattattaaacatttaaacacgaaaccatttagcccatgttttacattttgcattgatgctatgcagttttctttaaagAGGTTCgtacctgacatttggagtaatgtcaatttttctgggaagtgtattttcaatttctaCGTTAAGGGAGAATTGGgaaactgaaaagaaaaactagagtcgcaatgcttgttattgagctacagtttTCCAAACATGACCTTGTTGCACTttataatatattcaattaaacttgtctgttggtgtcaacacaatgTAAGAAACAGAAATCaattattacataaaatagattcATGGattagatacataatcatgttttCTATCGAtacaaaaaaaaagtttaatacaagtaagggtaataaataatgacctttttgcacttgatatacgaaaaaaatTCATGCTaacaaatttgagagtttaaaaagacatatCAGGAGcaatgttaatttctaaaatttcacataattttcaaggccttttcttaaaatttaaattggaaCTTAAGAAAGTGGGGATTAGAGAGCAAATGTTTACAACATTggcgaaaatattgaatttttatacagagTTTCGAGTAAATTGATTTAAACTCTGGTAAGAATTGGTgttctattttgaaaaatatatcagCCAAATAATATATTGCAACATTTGATCTTGTTCCAATCTCAACTATTTGTATCATAAGCTATAAAagtgaaatacacgtataggagtatatAAATAGAAGATATTTTAGATGaaccagaaactgtaatatcacgcagattaagaactttttgattaatgaatccttccgcaacaaaatatagtccctgcaaaaccctttcaCAATTTGAATTGGCACACTTTtattcaactggatagggttcagtaatagatgtgtaatatgttttcaCCAATGGGATGAGTATTGAACctgtaaatacttagttgtagcatccggTGGAGTTGTGCTctaaagctcaggagctaaatTCCTtaacagtttttgttttaaacagacgattctatcagtaatttcAGTGTACATTAATTTATGACCTTTCACACGGTGTATAATgtctctaaaagtatgcggcGTAGTGTgatacttttgcagttttatttcagtgtgtgatAGAGGAAAATCAGATCGAtatgctaaatggaatgtttccccgttaaacaaaattttcaatgaatgaaatcaacatagTATCAATaattctcagcgtttcacatatatattacGTACATCCCATGACATATTTTAAATACTGCACATTTTGTTGATATTCAAAAGGCACACTTTAACAAATTTTTTACATGTGTCAACGCCACTCGATGTATAGTTATggcgtcatcagtttactttcatattgacCAGAAAGAAATTACACGACAACAGTATAACATTCCATATTTTTTTGgatcattgtttattttatgcataaatataacttacataaaaataaaatcggaatttgATAAATACTTAGTGAtgtacttatttcaattatgacgtcacatcgttagcggattttatcccagtaaagaTTTTTATAACCTGTCTTAAAGTACCCGCGTGGTTGGTTATATAATGTTAAACGTCCTCTttagaatctttcactcatatggagaccgcAGTACAGTTAAGGTGATAAATGAACTTGGTAATGTAATAAAACCATAATGAGCTGATACATGTACGTCATGACAGTTGCTCCGCCTTGATCAATATGTATTTGGATATGCATACACAATCTCTATTTTaagatcatataaaaatatatcggaATAATACTTTTATTCTACGCTTAAAATAAGTCAAGTTTCCCTGATTTGACAACACATGACAGGgcattatatacaaatataaccCGGTGAAGTGTGTCGTGTAGTTTGAATCAGCGTCTAAAGAAGCACTTACTACGCACATGGCTAATACGACGTGAAGATTTCagctgtacaactttgaaatcggaaaatcaaGGTAACTTCttttaatcaaaataatgaTGTATTCAGAATACCCGAAATCAAAGTCGTCAACAATCAAATTAGACAACATTGACTGTGTTTTATACAATGACACAAAACTTTAAGGGTAGTATATAGAGAATTTACGTGTAACGTTTTGTTCTTTGTATACTGCACACGTAGCCGATGTGTAGAATTGCGTGTACATACCcaacatatatatttaagaaCTGAGTATGGATATTAATTACCCCCTTCCCTCtttctttttgatattttttgcggcgataatttctctgaaataagTGGATCCCCTATCTTTCTCATCTttatttcgatttatgtaatcgttttaAAGCCTTTTGTAAGCTTTTACTGATATGactcaatttatttattgattcacaaAGCATGTTGGCATATAATCATGCTacacaatatgatatatatatatatatatatatatatatatatatatatatatatatatatataatgatattgaactaaatactaacagttTCTCGAtcgaagtaagcatttcgcaaattctgtggtcgttataacgatctagttcgtcaatataaaatatgattGGGTCAAaggctgcctgacgtgtttcataccgattgttaggccgttcttgacccaacgattttgactacggataacaccgtttacctgatgaggaAATATGGCTCAAGGCAGGTGTAACCGGTccacagggggtgcttactcctcctaggtacctgaccACACTttcggtgtgtccaggggtccgtgtttgcccaattatatattttgtattgttcataggagttatgagattgatcactgttcgttaccttcaccctttatacaaatgtacatataggtaaaaacgtgtatatatatttgacatgcATATGTGACGTCAAACAGTATTTATGCAATTTAGTATGGCATATAACATTAGCATGgtatattacaaaatttgtactcaTTTTATCATACTGATAGATGATCAGTCTCAAAAGCTGACAAGAAGCGTGACACGATAACAGTACATGAATCGTAAGTGGAATGTTATAGACAGGGAATCctcacatttcagagaaattgtcgcgggaaaaaaataaaaaaagggggTGGAGTTGTATCTATACTTCAGGTACCTGTGATGCAATCTTGTAGAAATGCACGTGTGGCTAGATTGATTTTGAACGTAAAATCATATTGGCCACCGTTTGAGTAAATAAAAAGACCCTGAATACATGCTGATTGCCCCCCCCCCACATTtgttgatgcaaggtgaagataacgaacagtgatgcaTGGAATGTTTGCAGTATAGTTATTCATAATATGAGATAATGTGCATGATACCAACAAGAATGTGAACTTTTCAAAGAACATATTTCCCAGTTTTCCACATCTCTAGAGGGACCACCACAAATCCAATCAGACACTGGatattcatatatatcataGGTATTATTTACACCTAGTCAACATCAATAATTGCTACTTTTGAATGGTATGAGATTTGAAGATTTGTGTTATAATGCACATATTAACTTGAACACTTAGACCTACaatattgtgtttgaaatatttttgacagGGGGTGTTCTTTTTCCCATATAGTACCCCATGATGGTAGTGATATTGACTCTAGTGGATAATATGTGCCTCCATCAGCTGCTTATTACATTGAACATATATGTACTGGTCAAACCAGGATATCCACCGATTTCACTTAGTGGTGTGATTTGTCATCTGCATTTGTGCTGATAAACTTTAGTAAATTGTCAAGTtttaatatgaagaaaataactGCTGAAGAAGCATCTAATCTTGTGTTCTATGAACGTTTTcaattaaagaaaacaaaaggaGGAATAGTTTTATTGAAACTTAATTGAATTTCGCCTCGGATTAATGTACATCGACaaagtatttcaaattttaatctttCTATATTGTCATGGTCAAGTGATAAAATATAAAGTAAAGAAATTGACATTCATTTGGTGAACTAGGTATTTTACCCATTGCAGTCActtatctatattttcatttatgaattaaaaatatttcttaaaaatggaaaatatacccATGTGGTGGAGGGACATGTGTCACTTCTGAAGCCTATTCAGCAGATCGGGCGCCGGCGAACATCCCGAACATAATAATGTTGTGCCCTACTGAACAGTTCTCCGGTTTTCCTTGAGCTTATATGATGGCTGTATTCTAGatacatattttgttgaaaacTATTTCTATTTTCAAGTTGTCACCTagaaccacacacacacacacacacacacacacacacacacacacacacacacacacacacacacacacacatatatatatatatatatatatatatatatatatatacaaggtgaagataacgaacagtgatcaatctcataactcctacaagcaatacaaaatagatagttgggcaaacacggacccctggacacaccagaggtggtatgcTGCCCCGGTAATGACGACAAAACTCGGCAGCTAGTTTACGGactttattttcatcaataaGATCGCCGTAAGAACTACAACAAACACAAGAAACACTAATAAATGCTAACATTCATTCATACACAAACGCACACAGACTCAATGACTGAATAAATTCACGAATTCACTGTTACAGACTGCAGAACATACCAAAATAAAGgctgaggaaattcgaaatgaatATGAGCTTCTAAAGAAGTGAATTTAAGTATACATCGCATATCAGTATGCATATCCTTGACAAAATAATAAGCAACATAATTATAAACTTACATCAAGGTGCTTGACTGACTTTCTAGACAGTTTGCTCGATTACGTGGAAACAAAGAAGCGTGCAATTTTTGCGCCGTTTTATACAAAGAACGGTAACTCTAAATCAGAATGATACACAAgctaagaaagataactcttgaCATTCCACTACACTCCTCGCcagatattgtaaaatatctcCACTATCACAAATCAATTATTCCTGCAAGGCATTCAAAACTAGTATAAATTGGTCTGACAGACACAAATTGCATGCGCAATAAAGGGACGGTTTGACAAATGACTAGGACAAAGACTAATAATGGATTGACTAGAATACAACATATGCTATCATAATACTACACTAAGTACAAAAATGtacataataataatgataactgACTAGAACTGTAAGTTGCAGACTAAACCTTGAGAGTTACCTTAACAAGAGAATGAGTTCAGATATGGGACGCACTAGATTTGTTGGTTTCCCATCCTTGACCATGCGAACTTCCACCGCACGAACATTACCGTCATCCTTGGAAGGAAAGACACGAAGAATTAAGGCCAAGGGCCACTGGTTTCTACGAGTTGTGGAATCGCGTACTAGGACTACATTCCCTGGTTTCAAATTTTCTCGCTGCTGGTTCCATTTTCTTCGAGCTTGGAGACAACTCAGATATTCTCCCTTCCATCGTTTCCAGAACATGTTGGATAACATACATACACGTTTCCATCCAGTTGTGTACAAGTTCTTTATATCATCATCCAAATCAGGTATAGGGTCAAACCCAGTCTTTTGAGTTAGCAGCATGGCTGGACTAATGATGACTGGATTGTCAGGATCCGTTGATATTGGAGTCACAGGTCGAGAGTTGATTATGGCTGACACTTCGTACATGAACGTGTGAAGGACTTCATGGGTAAGTTGACCCTTGTGTTGAAGCAGCATTGCGTCAAGGATCTTGCGGGCCATACCTATCATTCTTTCCCAAGAACCCCCGATATGTGAAGCATGAGGAGGGTTAAACTTCCAGATTGTTCCCGATTTATGGAGAAAATCCTGTACTTGTCCTTGCTCTACATATACACCATCTACTCTCAGAGCATCCAAAGCTCCAACAAAGTTCGTTCCGCGATCTGAACAGAACTCCTTCACTGATCCTCGTATACATACAAAACGCCGTAAGGCATTAATAAAGGCAGAGCTGCTCATCTCGTCTACGATTTCAATATGCACTGCTCGTATGGCCATGCAGGTGAACAAGATTGCCCATCTTTTTCTATGTGCAAGGCCACCTCTTGTCTTGCGGGCTACAACTTCCCATGGTCCAAATGCATCAACACCTACAATGGAAAATGGTGGTCCAGTGGAGGTGCGTTCAAAAGGTAAGTTGCCCATTATCTGTTCTTGAATCTTACCACGTAGTCGTTTGCATGTAACACAGTGGTTGATAACTGAGGAAACCAGTCGTTTGGCTCCTGCAATCCAGTAGCCATTACTCCTGATGGTCGCTTCTGTAAACAATCTTCCCTGATGTTTGACCTCTTCATGGTAATGTGAGACCAGAAGTCTTGACAAATAAGACTTCTTTGGAAGCAGAACTGGATTTTTCAGCTCCACTGGTAGGTCACTCTGATTGAGGCGTCCACCCACTCGCAACAACCTAGAATCATCTAGATATGGATTCAGATGTATAAGTGGACTTTCTTTGGGCAGTGGTCTATGTTGTTGTAGACACTGTATTTCTGGCGAGTATGCATCTCTCTGAACCATTTTTATGATAAACTCTCTTGTTTGCTCCCACATCTCTCTTAAGGAAGGTACGAACTTCTCCTTGAAGGCCCTTCCTGCTCTCTTTAACACAGTGATGGCACTTATCAACCTTTGCCAgctggagaatttttcaaacTTAGATAACATCTGTCTTGATAATTCCTCTGTGGAATTTTTGGTAGTTTTGATGCATGGTCTTACTTCACAATCACTATCTGGATCAAACAGCTGGAAACTACCTGGCCTTGCACATTGATGGTCATCATCATTTTCGCTAAGAGGGGGTCCCTGAATCCAAATACCTTCTATCAATTCCTTAACGCTGGGGACGCCCCTAGTCCCAACATCAGCGGGGTTCCGAGATGTTGAGATGTATCTCCACTGTTCAGGATGTGAGCGCCCATGAATGATCGCTACTCGGTTGCTCACATATGTATAGAAGCGTCTGGTGTTGTTGTTTAAGTACCCTAAAACAACTTTACTGTCTGTGAAATACTTTACATTTTCCATTGGAATATCTAAGTTCTGTCCAATGATGTCTCCTATCTCAGTAGCCAGGACTGCGGCACATAACTCCAGGCGCGGAATCGTGTGTCCAAGTAAAGGTGCAAGCTTTGTTTTGCCTAAGATGAAGCCGTATTTCCCAGTTTCAGAGTCCTTAACAAAGGCAACTGCTGCTATTGCCTTCTCAGAGGCATCTGAATAGATATGTATCTCAGGTTTGTCAACCTTGCTAAGGGAACCAGGCATGAACATTCGTGGGACACTAAAGCGACTAAGGCTGTGCAGAGATTGTCTCCAGTTTTCCCAATCATGTCGGTAAGTATCGGGTAAGTCATCGTCCCATGCAGCATCTGTACTACAAATGCTCCTGGCCAATATTCTCCCTGTGATTACTAAGGGTGCTATGAAACCCATTGGGTCAAATAAGCTGTTCAAGGTAGACAGGAGTCCTCTCTGGGTGAATGGTTTGTCTTCTAATTGGTTGTTGAAGGTAAAGGTGTCTGAGTTAAGATCCCATGACAAACCAAGGCTCTGCTGTGTTGGTAAAGCATCTGATCCAATGCTGACTTGAGTCAAGCTTTTCTCCAAGTCCTGAGTGGGAAATGCATTCATAACTGCTACACTGTTAGATGCGATCTTGTGTAATCTAATGTTCCCTTGCTCCTTCAATACTTGCTGAGTTTCCTTCACCAGCTCGATAGCTTCATCTGTGGTTGGAACAGAAACCAGTCCATCATCGACATAGAAGTTCCTTTCAACGAAATCCCTAACATCTCTGTCACCGTTTTCTACTGCCTTACGTAATCCATACGTAGCTACAGCTGGTGATGGAGTATTGCCGAACACATGCACTCGCATGCGGTAGTCTATCAGCTCATCCTCTGGGTTGTTGTTGCGATACCATAAGAATCGGAGGAAATCCCGGTGCTCTTCCTTTACATAAAATGAATAGAACATTTGTTCTATGTCAGCTATCACTGCAATCTGATCTCTACGGAAACGAAGTAAGACTCCGAGCAGACTATTTGTTAAGTTAGGACCGGTCAACAAGACACTGTTAAGCGATATTCCCTGGTACACCACTGACGAGTCAAAAACACCTCGAATCTTATCGGGCTTCTTAGGATGGTATACCCCGAAGAGTGGCAGGTACCAGCATTCCTTGCCTTCTGAAATTGGTGGTGCGACTTCTGCTGCTCCTCTATCTATAACACCCTTCATGAAGGTAACCATATGGTCTCGCTTAGTTGGATTTTTCTTCAGGCTAACGTCCAAGGAATGGGCTCGTTTCAAAGCTAGGACCTTGTTGTTAGGTAAGATGGGTCGTTGCTCCTTGAATGGTAAAGGTGCTGTCCAGTGACCATTGCCGTCCTTTCTGAAGGATATGTCCATGATTGCCAAGAACTCTCTATCATCGATAGACAAGCCTATCTTGTCATCATCCCTAGTCTTGACAAATATACTGCTATCTGTACCAAATTTTTCTCTGGACAGGCTGTCATGGATTTCTTTAATATTCAGTGTGTTTTCACAAGGTTGCAGAATTGTTTGCCTTATATCCTTAGACAGACACGTCTTGGACACTTGGATTGTTCTGGACGCATGAAATCGTCCAAGGCAGACTTCGCCAATTATCACCCATCCCAATGGCAATTCTTGCGCAAATGGTGTTTGTCTAGGACCGATTGCCTGACTCTTTACATGATGCACTTCCGGCAGATCCCTACCAACAAGGAGGCTTATCTCTGCGGATTGCTCAAGTTCCGGTATATGGCGTGCAATATGATGCAGGTGCCGGTAACATCTCGCTACTTCTGGTGTCGGAATCTCTGATCGATCATTTGGCATGTTGTCACACTCGATCACTGGTGGCAAATCAAACGTCTCCCTGCCATCACAAGGTTGAATACAGAGATTATTGGCACGTCTTGCTGACAACAAGACTTTTCCAGCACAAGAAGACAGTGAATACTCAAACTTGTCATCAGCAACGCCCAGCGCATCAAAAAGAACAGAAGTACCAAGAGTCTTGTTGCTTTGGTCATCTAGGATGGCATACACTTTCACTGCTTTGTTAGGCTGTCCCTTTGGAAAGACTTGTACTAGTACAGTCTTAGAACACGAGCGTCCTTTAAAGTTCTCTCCACACAATTGAGTACATTTAGATACAAGGTCATTGGTGGGCTCCCCGCCATGCTCCTTCCTGGGTGTGCCCTGAGATGACTCCTTAAATGCCGTGCTCTGCATTTGGCTTCCTTGGTTCCTTTCAATCATGTGAAGTGCTGTTGCATGACGCTGACTTCTACAGTCATTACAATGAACAGAGGCTTGACAGTCCTTAGCTATATGGGTTGTTGTCAGACAACATCTGAAACAAATGTTCTTGTCGCGTATGAGCTTCTTTCTGTCCCTAAACGGTTTCTTGAGAAATTCTCTGCATTTGTTCAATGAATGATTGGTGTTATGAATAGGACACTTTTCCGATTTTCCTTGTTCCGAATCTTCCTGGACCTCTGTTTTCCGGGTATACACAGTAGGCTGTTTGCGGATATCCGCAAGTGGTCTGTTTGTTCTTGATGGAGTGGAACTATCCACAGTATATGTAAGGCCTGGATCATTCAACATGGAACTCATGTCCTTGACAAAGTCACAAAAcacactgaaaggtggaaacgCTACATCATGAGCCCTTTTGTATCTGGTAGCCCTGTCGCACCATTTTCCCTGTAAATGGGTGGGTAATTTATTCATGATAGGAATGACACCCGCCGATGAATCATAGTAGCTCAGAAGTTGTGTGTACTTTGGGTTCTGTTTCACCGCTTCTATTTCCATCAGTATATCATACAGGTCGTATAGCTTCTTGCTGTCCTTAACTGTTATTTTAGGAAAGTTGCCTATCTTGGTCTTTAAAGATGCCTCCACCATCTCAGGAGCCCCAAATCTCTCTTCTAGTCTCTCCCATATTTTCGCTAATGCCCTCGTAGGGTTCCCTATGTTTGATGTTCTTATGCTTTGTGCGAATTTTGCCGACTCAGGGCCTAGCCACTTAACCAGCAAATCTGATTCTTCCAGCGGACTTACTTCTAACTCGGAAGTGACAGCTCTGAAGGAGGCTTTCCAGAGAGAATACGTTTCAGGGCGGTCATTGAAATTCGAGAATCTTGACATAAGTAAATCCTTTCTCAGCAAAAACTTAGTCAATTCACTAGCCATCCCATGATTTTGGTTACTGTTCTGTGCAGGTTGGTAGTTGAGAATAGATGATTGTAGTTCCGGCAGGAAAGAGGGTGCACGAGGATTCATAGGTGTAGATTTATACTTTCTTTCTTCTTGACCAGGTGGGAGAGTCGAGATGTCAACACGACCTGGTATGGGCCTAATGAAACTTAACTGGCCTGGTAGAGGCTCAAGTGGTTCAACGTGGTCTGGCGGAGGTATAGCAT belongs to Ostrea edulis chromosome 7, xbOstEdul1.1, whole genome shotgun sequence and includes:
- the LOC125650167 gene encoding uncharacterized protein LOC125650167 translates to MMNLDDFQDDGPVNPITGKRTRILTEKGHENHTTQVRKFERTLKEAKHILEEETLIFQELQDYSDVIILNQCQRRTETALSRYSKISQDFIDYLNRTNTEETLMQASTERFIRETVITKTEILPQHIQETISKAKQVDSPTPLNSEIAISQLETKPPVNTLLAPQSMIMDTKSPSVKTSKVKSPGSAANSRRSRHSSNIFSSLSSSGLIMQHKAKAEAAKAKLEFVNQEANLQKELLILTAQKEAAVAESELNAMLEEVKGSIIEDLSEIQQERTKSFVDEQNLALQSSERTPKINEYAIPPPDHVEPLEPLPGQLSFIRPIPGRVDISTLPPGQEERKYKSTPMNPRAPSFLPELQSSILNYQPAQNSNQNHGMASELTKFLLRKDLLMSRFSNFNDRPETYSLWKASFRAVTSELEVSPLEESDLLVKWLGPESAKFAQSIRTSNIGNPTRALAKIWERLEERFGAPEMVEASLKTKIGNFPKITVKDSKKLYDLYDILMEIEAVKQNPKYTQLLSYYDSSAGVIPIMNKLPTHLQGKWCDRATRYKRAHDVAFPPFSVFCDFVKDMSSMLNDPGLTYTVDSSTPSRTNRPLADIRKQPTVYTRKTEVQEDSEQGKSEKCPIHNTNHSLNKCREFLKKPFRDRKKLIRDKNICFRCCLTTTHIAKDCQASVHCNDCRSQRHATALHMIERNQGSQMQSTAFKESSQGTPRKEHGGEPTNDLVSKCTQLCGENFKGRSCSKTVLVQVFPKGQPNKAVKVYAILDDQSNKTLGTSVLFDALGVADDKFEYSLSSCAGKVLLSARRANNLCIQPCDGRETFDLPPVIECDNMPNDRSEIPTPEVARCYRHLHHIARHIPELEQSAEISLLVGRDLPEVHHVKSQAIGPRQTPFAQELPLGWVIIGEVCLGRFHASRTIQVSKTCLSKDIRQTILQPCENTLNIKEIHDSLSREKFGTDSSIFVKTRDDDKIGLSIDDREFLAIMDISFRKDGNGHWTAPLPFKEQRPILPNNKVLALKRAHSLDVSLKKNPTKRDHMVTFMKGVIDRGAAEVAPPISEGKECWYLPLFGVYHPKKPDKIRGVFDSSVVYQGISLNSVLLTGPNLTNSLLGVLLRFRRDQIAVIADIEQMFYSFYVKEEHRDFLRFLWYRNNNPEDELIDYRMRVHVFGNTPSPAVATYGLRKAVENGDRDVRDFVERNFYVDDGLVSVPTTDEAIELVKETQQVLKEQGNIRLHKIASNSVAVMNAFPTQDLEKSLTQVSIGSDALPTQQSLGLSWDLNSDTFTFNNQLEDKPFTQRGLLSTLNSLFDPMGFIAPLVITGRILARSICSTDAAWDDDLPDTYRHDWENWRQSLHSLSRFSVPRMFMPGSLSKVDKPEIHIYSDASEKAIAAVAFVKDSETGKYGFILGKTKLAPLLGHTIPRLELCAAVLATEIGDIIGQNLDIPMENVKYFTDSKVVLGYLNNNTRRFYTYVSNRVAIIHGRSHPEQWRYISTSRNPADVGTRGVPSVKELIEGIWIQGPPLSENDDDHQCARPGSFQLFDPDSDCEVRPCIKTTKNSTEELSRQMLSKFEKFSSWQRLISAITVLKRAGRAFKEKFVPSLREMWEQTREFIIKMVQRDAYSPEIQCLQQHRPLPKESPLIHLNPYLDDSRLLRVGGRLNQSDLPVELKNPVLLPKKSYLSRLLVSHYHEEVKHQGRLFTEATIRSNGYWIAGAKRLVSSVINHCVTCKRLRGKIQEQIMGNLPFERTSTGPPFSIVGVDAFGPWEVVARKTRGGLAHRKRWAILFTCMAIRAVHIEIVDEMSSSAFINALRRFVCIRGSVKEFCSDRGTNFVGALDALRVDGVYVEQGQVQDFLHKSGTIWKFNPPHASHIGGSWERMIGMARKILDAMLLQHKGQLTHEVLHTFMYEVSAIINSRPVTPISTDPDNPVIISPAMLLTQKTGFDPIPDLDDDIKNLYTTGWKRVCMLSNMFWKRWKGEYLSCLQARRKWNQQRENLKPGNVVLVRDSTTRRNQWPLALILRVFPSKDDGNVRAVEVRMVKDGKPTNLVRPISELILLLR